One Halosegnis longus DNA window includes the following coding sequences:
- a CDS encoding YgaP family membrane protein — METNVGSIDQSVRTALGASAGGLSLAVLAGQVELPMIAAPVLGVIALVALFTAATKSCGVYSVLGVSTCPRDAR, encoded by the coding sequence ATGGAAACAAACGTCGGCTCAATAGATCAGAGCGTACGTACTGCCCTCGGAGCATCTGCAGGTGGTCTCTCTCTAGCTGTCCTCGCTGGACAGGTAGAACTCCCGATGATTGCTGCTCCAGTGCTTGGCGTTATCGCACTCGTCGCACTGTTTACAGCAGCGACCAAGTCCTGTGGTGTTTACTCAGTACTCGGTGTCAGCACCTGTCCGAGAGACGCACGATAG